The following proteins are encoded in a genomic region of Bosea beijingensis:
- a CDS encoding DEAD/DEAH box helicase → MSYFADNQLLLRPLDGPNTGLRPGQLGGLHSVLAHFSVYDEPAIVSLPTGYGKTALLMALPFVLKARRLLVVEPSDALRRQTASHLKELSTLKRLGAAAEETPNPNVISQKGSPADAQEWARLQTADAVVSTPQSISPAVAAGAPDDLFDLIIFDEAHHAPAETWAAFLSHYRNAKFVFLTATPFRRDRKVIPGRMAYWYPVSRAAKERAFGRVLFRSVRVANDQDDQQIDVAIAAGAVAQLRADREAGFDHRLFARASSISAARDLVGVYERAGARVRAIDSHIPKKTQDEVERALIVGELDGVVCVDMFGEGYDFPKLKVAALHAPHRSLVPMLQFIGRFARTTDARTGDATLIAHLGRLQAASKRLFQEGIDIADMIDAVAQEQLAEAEADREVLELLKTRQQADSDYDSVTPLLLELYAHAQIFECSVQPDFERFEDTIGRNLRIVKQWLSENGLVALILTIDTSPPNWATSDVLVNIRHDAFLMAYNEASKLCFIGSTRRTDRIYLDLMQTACRDQHRQISFERTRQALIGLDSLRFYNVGLRNTALNSQAETYRTMTGPAAERAITAGDARAYSQGHFFGSGVGKDDERETIGASSSSRIWSNQRLTVAEYISWITELNRRLNSTANITPSKLDIIQHARTLRTLPEIVIAAGWHKQAYRLAPRIRFRLTENDQWQIGQITDLELGDFQISAQRDRLQFAAKTDAYAVQFDYRLTGGNLIVQTGAGELQILASFEDWIDLALWMSLHPPVFYASDKTSFQGVNLIGAAPTVITRLAEGDAEAADWAGCNIQIEFDRTKADGALTVHEALERRLSAAAGVQALFYDHRSGEAADYVSIIRDDDGTVRVQLYHCKGAGGAPSGGRVDDVYEVAGQMLKSVAYCEPSILLDHIDHRVNAGRHRTPSRFVIGDAAMARTIIEAAPATGLVFEIYGVQPGISLAAVDEHLADLMAYGLDYVQRGGAARAMWLLSA, encoded by the coding sequence ATGAGCTATTTCGCTGACAATCAGCTACTGCTTCGACCATTGGACGGTCCCAATACCGGTTTGCGGCCCGGCCAGCTTGGCGGCCTGCACTCGGTGCTGGCGCACTTCTCCGTATACGACGAACCGGCCATCGTTTCCCTGCCCACCGGCTACGGCAAAACCGCTTTGCTCATGGCGCTGCCGTTCGTGCTTAAGGCCAGGCGGTTGCTTGTCGTGGAGCCTTCGGACGCACTGAGAAGGCAAACCGCAAGTCACCTGAAAGAACTGTCAACGCTGAAGCGTCTTGGCGCAGCCGCAGAAGAGACCCCCAACCCTAACGTTATCAGCCAAAAGGGCAGCCCCGCTGATGCACAAGAATGGGCAAGGCTGCAGACCGCCGATGCTGTTGTGTCTACGCCCCAAAGCATCTCACCAGCGGTCGCGGCAGGTGCACCAGACGATCTGTTCGACTTGATAATTTTCGACGAAGCCCACCATGCCCCCGCTGAAACCTGGGCGGCATTTCTATCCCACTACAGGAACGCAAAATTCGTATTTTTGACGGCGACACCGTTTCGGCGCGATCGAAAAGTCATCCCAGGTCGGATGGCATATTGGTATCCGGTTTCAAGAGCAGCCAAGGAGCGGGCTTTCGGCCGTGTATTGTTCCGCTCCGTCCGCGTGGCCAACGATCAGGATGACCAACAGATCGATGTCGCGATCGCGGCCGGCGCCGTGGCGCAGTTGCGAGCTGATAGAGAAGCTGGCTTCGATCACCGCCTTTTCGCACGAGCCTCCTCCATATCGGCAGCCCGTGATCTTGTGGGCGTGTACGAGCGAGCCGGCGCGAGAGTTCGAGCGATCGACAGCCATATTCCAAAAAAGACCCAGGACGAAGTTGAGAGAGCCCTGATCGTTGGTGAGCTCGATGGCGTCGTTTGCGTCGACATGTTCGGTGAGGGCTACGACTTCCCGAAACTGAAGGTCGCAGCGCTTCACGCGCCGCACCGATCCCTTGTACCAATGCTTCAGTTCATCGGGCGGTTTGCTCGCACGACAGATGCGCGAACGGGAGATGCGACGCTCATAGCTCATTTGGGCCGACTTCAGGCCGCTTCAAAGCGACTTTTCCAAGAAGGCATCGATATCGCAGACATGATCGATGCGGTCGCCCAGGAACAGCTTGCCGAGGCCGAGGCTGATCGCGAGGTTCTTGAACTCCTGAAGACGCGCCAGCAGGCAGATTCCGATTATGACTCGGTGACACCGCTTCTGCTTGAGCTCTATGCGCATGCGCAGATTTTCGAATGCTCGGTACAGCCAGATTTTGAGCGGTTTGAGGACACCATCGGTCGCAACCTACGCATTGTGAAGCAATGGTTGTCTGAGAATGGCTTGGTGGCGCTCATTCTGACAATCGATACCTCGCCGCCCAATTGGGCCACATCGGACGTGTTGGTAAACATCCGGCACGACGCTTTCCTGATGGCTTATAACGAGGCCTCTAAGCTTTGCTTCATAGGCTCTACACGCAGGACTGATCGCATTTATCTCGATTTGATGCAGACGGCCTGCAGGGATCAGCATCGACAAATCAGCTTCGAGCGAACGCGCCAGGCCCTCATCGGATTAGATTCGCTCAGATTTTATAACGTCGGTCTTCGCAACACGGCGCTAAACTCGCAAGCGGAAACGTATCGCACAATGACCGGCCCTGCTGCGGAGCGCGCTATCACTGCGGGTGATGCACGTGCCTATTCGCAGGGCCACTTCTTTGGCAGTGGAGTAGGCAAGGACGACGAGCGCGAGACAATCGGCGCAAGCAGCAGTTCTCGGATCTGGAGCAACCAAAGGCTGACAGTCGCGGAATACATCAGCTGGATCACGGAGCTAAACCGACGCCTCAACAGCACGGCCAATATCACACCTTCCAAGCTAGACATTATCCAGCATGCCCGAACGCTGCGGACGCTCCCAGAAATCGTCATCGCAGCAGGCTGGCACAAGCAGGCATATCGGCTCGCGCCGCGCATCCGCTTTCGCTTGACGGAAAATGACCAGTGGCAAATTGGTCAGATCACGGACTTAGAGCTGGGAGATTTTCAGATCTCCGCGCAGCGCGACCGTCTGCAGTTCGCTGCCAAAACAGATGCATACGCCGTCCAGTTCGATTACCGCCTTACGGGCGGAAATCTGATTGTCCAAACCGGCGCTGGCGAACTGCAGATTTTGGCCAGCTTTGAGGACTGGATTGATCTCGCATTGTGGATGTCACTGCACCCGCCGGTATTCTACGCGAGTGACAAGACATCGTTCCAAGGTGTCAATTTGATCGGAGCAGCGCCGACCGTAATCACGCGTTTGGCCGAGGGCGATGCGGAAGCCGCGGATTGGGCCGGTTGCAACATCCAGATCGAGTTCGACAGAACCAAAGCCGATGGCGCGTTGACGGTGCACGAGGCGCTTGAGCGGCGCTTGAGCGCCGCTGCGGGCGTGCAAGCACTATTTTACGATCACCGCAGCGGGGAAGCAGCCGATTACGTCTCGATCATTCGGGATGATGACGGGACCGTGCGAGTTCAGTTGTATCACTGCAAAGGCGCCGGCGGAGCCCCAAGTGGGGGACGTGTCGATGACGTGTATGAAGTCGCCGGTCAGATGTTGAAGTCGGTCGCCTATTGCGAACCGAGCATTCTGCTTGATCACATTGATCATCGCGTCAACGCAGGGCGCCATAGGACGCCTTCGCGGTTTGTGATTGGAGATGCAGCGATGGCTCGAACCATTATCGAAGCCGCCCCGGCGACCGGCCTTGTTTTTGAGATATACGGGGTTCAGCCCGGTATCTCGCTCGCTGCGGTTGATGAGCATCTCGCAGACCTCATGGCGTATGGTCTGGACTATGTGCAGCGCGGCGGTGCCGCACGCGCCATGTGGCTGCTCAGCGCTTAA
- a CDS encoding NAD(P)/FAD-dependent oxidoreductase, translating into MSAAADLVVVGCGPAGMAAACEARALGLSVIVLDEQPAPGGQIYRNIEAAPADRIAVLGRDYEAGRSLAAEFRNSGAGHLHGATVWNVAQDGAVDYVADGRSRHVVGKAVLLASGAMERPFPIRGWTLPDVLGAGAAQILLKGSGALPSGPVVLAGCGPLLYLLAWQYLRAGVTIAAIVDTTAGAGYLGAIRHGVGAVRGWRDFAKGLKLIATLRRHGVRFYSAASDLAIEGERQAEGLSFLHRGRRVTLPASLVLLHQGVVPNTQLSWSTGGAHRWDGEQLCWLPETDRWGRLGETPIYVAGDSRAIVGARASATQGRLSALAIAERAGNAVDSGRRAALLALFERQSHIRRFLNTLYRPADANRIPRDSAVIVCRCEEVTAGQIRGYVELGCRGPNQTKAFGRCGMGPCQGRLCGLTVTEIIAEARGVTPDDVGYYRIRAPIKPVMLGDFGD; encoded by the coding sequence ATGAGCGCTGCGGCGGATCTCGTCGTCGTCGGCTGCGGACCCGCCGGCATGGCTGCGGCCTGCGAGGCGCGCGCGCTCGGTCTCTCCGTGATCGTTCTCGACGAGCAGCCGGCGCCCGGAGGCCAGATCTATCGCAATATCGAAGCCGCGCCCGCCGATCGCATCGCGGTTCTCGGCAGGGATTACGAAGCCGGGCGCAGTCTCGCGGCCGAGTTCCGCAACAGCGGTGCCGGGCATCTGCATGGAGCGACCGTCTGGAACGTCGCGCAGGACGGCGCCGTGGACTATGTCGCGGATGGACGATCGCGACACGTCGTCGGCAAGGCCGTGCTGCTCGCCAGTGGCGCCATGGAACGGCCGTTTCCGATCCGGGGCTGGACGCTTCCCGACGTCCTGGGTGCAGGCGCCGCGCAGATCCTGCTGAAAGGTTCCGGCGCCCTGCCCAGCGGGCCGGTCGTCCTGGCCGGTTGCGGGCCGCTGCTCTACCTCCTCGCCTGGCAATATCTCCGTGCCGGCGTGACGATCGCGGCCATCGTCGATACGACGGCAGGGGCGGGCTATCTGGGCGCGATACGGCACGGTGTCGGCGCCGTGCGCGGCTGGCGCGATTTCGCCAAGGGCCTCAAGCTGATCGCGACGCTGCGCCGGCATGGAGTCAGGTTCTATTCTGCCGCGAGTGATCTCGCGATCGAGGGTGAGCGGCAAGCCGAGGGCCTCTCCTTTCTCCATCGTGGCCGGCGGGTGACGCTGCCTGCGTCGCTGGTCCTGCTGCATCAGGGCGTCGTGCCGAATACGCAATTGTCGTGGTCGACGGGCGGGGCCCACCGCTGGGACGGCGAACAGCTGTGCTGGTTGCCCGAGACGGACCGTTGGGGCCGGCTGGGCGAAACGCCGATCTACGTTGCAGGAGACAGCCGGGCGATCGTCGGTGCGCGGGCGTCGGCGACCCAGGGAAGACTGTCGGCGCTCGCCATCGCGGAGCGTGCCGGCAACGCCGTCGATTCCGGCCGGCGCGCGGCGCTGCTCGCTCTATTCGAACGGCAAAGCCATATCCGGCGCTTCCTGAACACCCTCTACCGCCCGGCCGATGCGAACCGCATCCCGCGTGACTCCGCGGTGATCGTCTGCCGCTGCGAAGAGGTCACGGCAGGGCAGATCCGCGGCTATGTCGAGCTCGGCTGCCGCGGCCCGAACCAGACGAAGGCGTTCGGTCGCTGTGGAATGGGCCCCTGCCAGGGGCGCCTGTGCGGGCTGACGGTGACCGAGATCATCGCCGAGGCACGCGGCGTCACGCCGGACGACGTGGGCTACTACCGCATCAGGGCGCCGATCAAGCCGGTCATGCTCGGCGACTTCGGCGATTGA
- a CDS encoding AI-2E family transporter yields the protein MPAIEVTPTLSAPSARSPADVVSNVAIGAFIVAALYFGREVFVPMALAILFSFVLAPLVKGLQKLRVPRALAVFVVVLAAFATLAALTMAMVGQATQLASELPTYQSTIRAKIAALKGSGAGSGVLSRAADVLQDLGKELDRPKAESPGPTDPPSPVRDGRPIPVEVHQPEPGAIETLQAFLAPLIHPLTTTGIVLIFVVFILLKREDLRNRFIRLTGTHDLQKTTAAFDDAGKRLSRLFLTQLVVNAGFGIVVGCGLWAIGVPSSLLWGILAAILRFIPYLGAVLSAVFPMVIAASVDPGWTMLALTAGLFAITEPLVGHVVEPLAYGRSTGLSPVAIIVAATFWTWLWGPIGLVLATPLTVCLVVLGRHVERLEFLDVMLGDRPPLSAPEIFYQRVLAGDPSEAADKAEEVLKERSLSAYYDEVAIEGLRLAAADEARGVLDAARRNQILASIREVVEDLSDHEDRRPELAGATADPETAAAVEQTDEREGASDLPVLMAVDLNDAFHGSDRVVCIGARSQLDEAAALMLSQILGKHGLAAQALPPTTLLTSGLERLAEQNPALICLCSIGPQGTAQIKYAVKRLRRRMPTAILVLGQLAQASNASADLGSTDAVATSLREVCRACVTLAAGKVAA from the coding sequence ATGCCTGCGATTGAGGTTACGCCAACCCTCTCGGCGCCGTCGGCAAGGTCCCCGGCTGACGTCGTCTCGAACGTCGCCATCGGAGCCTTTATCGTGGCTGCACTTTATTTTGGGCGCGAGGTTTTCGTCCCGATGGCGCTCGCGATCCTGTTCAGCTTCGTCCTGGCGCCGCTTGTCAAGGGTCTGCAGAAGCTCCGTGTCCCACGAGCGCTGGCGGTTTTCGTCGTCGTCTTGGCCGCGTTCGCGACCTTGGCGGCCTTGACGATGGCCATGGTTGGCCAGGCGACGCAATTGGCGAGTGAGTTGCCGACCTATCAGAGCACCATCCGCGCCAAGATCGCCGCTTTGAAAGGCTCGGGAGCCGGAAGCGGCGTTTTGAGCCGCGCCGCGGATGTTTTACAAGATCTGGGTAAGGAGCTTGATCGTCCCAAGGCGGAATCACCCGGCCCAACCGACCCGCCAAGCCCTGTACGCGACGGACGCCCGATCCCGGTCGAAGTGCATCAGCCGGAGCCGGGCGCGATCGAAACGCTGCAGGCCTTTCTGGCTCCGCTGATCCACCCTCTGACCACAACCGGAATCGTGCTGATCTTTGTCGTCTTCATTCTCTTGAAGCGGGAGGATCTTCGAAACCGGTTCATCCGGTTGACCGGAACCCACGATCTCCAGAAGACCACGGCCGCGTTCGATGACGCCGGCAAGCGCCTAAGCCGGCTGTTCCTCACTCAGCTTGTCGTCAACGCGGGCTTTGGCATCGTGGTGGGCTGCGGTCTTTGGGCGATCGGAGTGCCGAGTTCGCTGCTCTGGGGCATCTTGGCAGCCATCCTTAGGTTTATTCCGTATCTTGGAGCGGTGCTCTCGGCTGTGTTCCCGATGGTGATTGCCGCCTCGGTCGATCCAGGCTGGACGATGCTGGCGCTGACAGCGGGTCTTTTTGCGATCACAGAACCGCTTGTCGGTCACGTCGTCGAGCCATTGGCTTACGGTCGCTCAACTGGGCTTTCGCCTGTCGCCATCATTGTCGCGGCAACGTTCTGGACCTGGTTATGGGGCCCCATCGGTCTGGTTCTTGCGACGCCATTGACCGTTTGTCTGGTGGTTCTCGGTCGCCATGTCGAGCGGCTGGAATTTCTCGACGTCATGTTAGGGGATCGCCCACCGCTTTCAGCGCCCGAGATATTCTATCAACGCGTCCTTGCTGGCGACCCATCAGAAGCGGCTGACAAAGCGGAGGAGGTGCTCAAGGAGCGCTCTTTATCGGCCTATTACGACGAGGTGGCAATCGAAGGGTTGCGACTGGCTGCGGCCGACGAGGCTCGCGGTGTTCTCGATGCTGCCCGGCGAAACCAGATTCTGGCCAGCATTCGCGAGGTCGTCGAGGACCTTTCCGATCACGAAGATCGTCGTCCCGAGCTGGCGGGCGCAACGGCTGATCCAGAGACCGCGGCCGCCGTCGAACAAACCGATGAACGTGAAGGTGCATCGGACCTGCCAGTTCTGATGGCAGTCGATTTGAACGATGCGTTTCACGGGAGCGATCGCGTGGTTTGCATTGGCGCGAGGTCACAACTCGACGAAGCCGCTGCGCTTATGTTGAGCCAGATACTTGGCAAGCATGGTTTGGCCGCTCAGGCACTTCCGCCAACCACCCTCTTGACGTCTGGTCTAGAGCGCCTCGCTGAGCAGAATCCCGCATTGATCTGCCTTTGCTCCATCGGCCCGCAAGGTACCGCCCAAATAAAGTATGCCGTCAAGCGACTGCGGCGACGCATGCCGACCGCCATCCTCGTTCTTGGGCAGCTCGCGCAAGCCTCGAACGCTTCAGCGGATCTTGGCTCTACTGACGCGGTCGCAACCTCTCTGCGAGAGGTGTGTCGGGCTTGTGTGACATTAGCTGCAGGAAAGGTAGCAGCATGA
- a CDS encoding phospholipase D-like domain-containing protein: MKLRGSPAFIALASALLGAAGCLVVFNLLPEPQELREPLPHRLTSSDQQLKTSMGALFGSNYIPGNKVDTLVNGDQIFPAMLRSIRDARQTISFETYIYWRGDIAEEFADALSAKARDGLSVKVLLDWVGSLPMDERLIKRMQDAGVEVVRFRPVTWYTIDRVNNRTHRKLLIVDGRIGFTGGVGIADEWKGDARSPDEWRDNHYRVEGPVAAEFQAAFAEHWIEATGELLLGDRFFPEIKSTGDRATQVVVSSTHQRNVMHLMLMTALAAAQKNIRIATPYFVPDELTRRQLLEARQRGVDIQIIVPGSQTDARIVRKASRHLWGDLLQAGVKISEYQPTFFHCKLIIVDDIWTSVGSTNIDDRALRLNDEANISLFDREFALTQTAVFDKDAGVSKPYTFSDWQSRTAGQKISDWISSLARSQI, encoded by the coding sequence GTGAAGTTGCGGGGAAGTCCGGCGTTTATCGCGCTGGCATCGGCGCTTCTGGGAGCGGCGGGATGTCTCGTTGTCTTCAACCTGCTGCCCGAGCCCCAGGAGCTGAGGGAGCCATTGCCGCATCGCCTGACTTCGTCTGATCAACAACTCAAGACATCGATGGGCGCGCTCTTCGGGTCCAATTATATCCCCGGCAACAAGGTCGACACCCTCGTCAACGGCGATCAGATTTTTCCGGCGATGCTGCGCTCTATTCGCGACGCTCGCCAGACCATCAGCTTTGAAACCTACATCTATTGGCGTGGCGATATCGCGGAGGAATTTGCAGACGCGCTTTCGGCTAAGGCACGGGATGGACTGAGCGTCAAAGTGCTGCTCGACTGGGTCGGCAGCCTCCCGATGGATGAGCGGCTGATCAAGCGCATGCAGGACGCAGGCGTGGAGGTCGTGCGGTTTAGACCGGTAACCTGGTACACCATCGACCGGGTCAATAATCGAACTCACCGGAAGCTGCTGATCGTCGATGGTCGCATCGGCTTCACGGGCGGTGTTGGCATTGCCGACGAGTGGAAGGGAGACGCGCGTTCGCCAGATGAATGGCGAGACAACCATTATCGCGTCGAAGGACCAGTTGCGGCTGAGTTTCAAGCTGCTTTTGCAGAGCACTGGATCGAAGCGACCGGCGAACTGCTGTTAGGAGACCGGTTTTTCCCAGAGATCAAATCAACTGGGGACCGCGCTACCCAGGTCGTTGTGAGCTCAACCCATCAGCGCAATGTCATGCATCTCATGCTGATGACCGCGCTTGCGGCCGCGCAAAAGAACATTCGGATCGCCACGCCGTATTTCGTTCCCGACGAGCTCACGCGCAGGCAGCTTCTTGAAGCCCGCCAGCGCGGCGTCGACATCCAGATCATCGTCCCTGGGTCACAGACCGATGCGCGCATCGTCAGGAAGGCGTCACGGCACCTTTGGGGGGATTTGCTCCAGGCCGGCGTGAAGATCAGCGAATATCAGCCGACCTTCTTCCACTGCAAGCTGATCATTGTCGACGATATCTGGACCTCGGTCGGCTCGACCAACATCGATGATCGCGCTCTACGGCTCAATGACGAGGCGAACATCAGTCTGTTCGACCGCGAATTCGCCCTCACTCAAACGGCCGTGTTCGACAAGGATGCAGGGGTCTCGAAGCCCTACACGTTTTCGGACTGGCAAAGCCGCACAGCCGGCCAGAAGATCTCTGACTGGATATCCAGCCTCGCCAGATCACAGATTTGA
- a CDS encoding glucan biosynthesis protein → MYAPSRRAFLALASSAYALASRSVQAQAPKGTFSYGDVVQQATALAKQPFDVESAKIPDELSKLTYDSYREIRFRRDKAFWREGGSDFRLLPFHLGFLHNKPVQIHIINHGTAVPIAFTTSLFEYGKVPVPKNLSPALGFAGFAVTTNLNDPKVQDELISFLGASYFRLIGGGHRYGLSARSLALNVGGEGPEEFPFMRALWVEEPSRDTTELVIYALLDSPSVAGAFRYVVRPGRDTSMDVTATIIPRKEIERIGIAPLTSMFQAGEGDLGQRTDFRPEIHDSDGLMLQSGSGEWIWRPIRNPKALRISSFGDKNPRGFGLMQRDRDFGSYQDLEARYDARPGYWVQPQGDWGEGRIDLIEIPTVNEAFDNIVACWTPKTPLQSGPAAEFSYRISAISTTWHLHPYAQVQQTFNGSDIEDGVAEGKGTKRFIVDFAGGDLPYYQSEPDRLELVATTTAGAITTKILTFNAPLKGARAIVDVTLPDGQSAELRMFLRARNRTLSETWTATWSVPPGDAAGPQSSKK, encoded by the coding sequence GTGTATGCACCATCCCGCCGCGCGTTTCTCGCTCTGGCTTCGAGCGCTTACGCGCTCGCAAGCCGTTCAGTGCAGGCCCAGGCACCCAAAGGAACCTTCAGCTATGGAGACGTCGTGCAGCAAGCAACGGCGTTGGCCAAGCAGCCCTTCGATGTCGAGAGTGCGAAGATCCCCGACGAGCTGTCGAAGCTGACCTATGATAGCTATCGCGAAATCCGCTTTCGCCGCGACAAGGCCTTCTGGCGCGAAGGCGGCTCGGATTTCCGCCTTCTGCCGTTCCATCTCGGCTTTCTGCATAACAAGCCGGTCCAGATTCACATCATCAACCACGGAACAGCTGTCCCGATTGCGTTCACCACCAGCCTGTTCGAATACGGCAAAGTCCCTGTTCCCAAGAACCTCTCCCCAGCACTCGGCTTCGCGGGTTTCGCGGTCACCACCAACCTGAACGATCCGAAAGTGCAGGACGAGCTCATCTCATTTCTGGGCGCGAGCTATTTCCGGTTGATCGGCGGTGGTCACCGCTACGGACTTTCGGCGCGCTCGCTTGCCTTGAATGTCGGCGGTGAGGGTCCCGAGGAGTTCCCGTTCATGCGGGCGCTCTGGGTGGAGGAGCCGTCTCGCGACACGACCGAGCTCGTCATCTACGCCCTGCTCGACTCCCCGTCCGTCGCAGGAGCGTTTCGCTATGTCGTCAGGCCGGGCCGCGATACCTCCATGGACGTGACCGCCACGATCATCCCACGCAAGGAGATCGAGCGGATCGGGATCGCACCGTTGACCTCGATGTTCCAGGCCGGCGAGGGCGATCTCGGTCAGCGAACCGATTTCCGTCCCGAGATTCACGATTCGGACGGGCTGATGTTGCAGTCTGGCAGTGGAGAATGGATCTGGCGGCCCATTCGCAATCCGAAAGCGCTACGCATATCGAGTTTCGGAGACAAGAACCCGCGCGGCTTCGGCCTGATGCAGCGCGACCGCGACTTCGGCAGCTACCAGGATCTTGAAGCGCGTTATGATGCCCGGCCGGGCTACTGGGTCCAGCCACAGGGCGACTGGGGCGAAGGGCGGATCGACCTCATCGAAATCCCGACGGTGAATGAGGCGTTCGACAACATCGTCGCCTGCTGGACGCCGAAAACTCCGCTGCAAAGCGGGCCGGCTGCCGAGTTCAGCTACCGCATCTCGGCAATTTCAACGACTTGGCACCTGCATCCCTACGCCCAGGTACAGCAAACCTTCAACGGCTCGGATATCGAGGACGGCGTTGCCGAGGGCAAGGGCACGAAGCGCTTCATCGTCGACTTCGCCGGCGGCGATCTCCCCTATTATCAGAGCGAACCCGATCGCCTCGAACTCGTTGCGACGACGACCGCTGGCGCGATCACCACGAAGATCCTGACATTCAATGCCCCTCTGAAAGGCGCGCGCGCCATCGTCGACGTAACGCTGCCGGACGGCCAGTCGGCCGAGCTTCGCATGTTCCTGAGAGCACGAAATCGCACCTTGAGCGAGACCTGGACGGCGACATGGTCGGTTCCTCCCGGCGATGCTGCTGGGCCGCAATCGTCAAAGAAATAG
- a CDS encoding RidA family protein has translation MNDIVRIETDPRRSRVVVYNGVVYVGGMTADDRSQDIKGQTRQTLEKIEQFLARAGTDKSRVLTAQIWIKDLARDFEGMNEIWNAWTAPNAAPTRATAQCEMGAPDVLVEIIVTAAAGR, from the coding sequence ATGAACGACATCGTCCGCATCGAAACCGATCCGCGCCGCAGCCGCGTCGTCGTCTATAACGGCGTCGTCTATGTCGGCGGCATGACCGCCGACGATCGCAGCCAGGACATCAAGGGGCAGACCCGGCAGACGCTCGAAAAGATCGAGCAGTTCCTTGCCAGGGCCGGCACCGACAAGAGTCGCGTCCTGACCGCGCAGATCTGGATCAAGGACCTCGCGCGCGATTTCGAGGGCATGAACGAGATCTGGAATGCCTGGACCGCACCGAACGCCGCGCCGACCCGTGCGACGGCCCAATGCGAGATGGGTGCGCCGGACGTTCTCGTCGAGATCATCGTGACGGCCGCGGCCGGCCGGTAA
- a CDS encoding mandelate racemase/muconate lactonizing enzyme family protein gives MKIAELRTYVLADANKHYLYAAIQTDRGIVGFGEATLDHRWPSVAAGIEEGFRAIAGQDPTTVGKHWSLLKDKVYWGEGASSMAALAAIDQALWDITGKAYGLPVHKLLGGAVRDRVGVYLNQWWAGYRSTHDLIQKAQDAVSRGATALKWYPFGTADQLQYRVRQHDVPKAVAQVQAVRAAVGPSIGLMVDLWRRLDWASAAQFCSGVADCDLVFVEEPTEFQSADALARLSSATRTRIAFGERLHSRRQFAEIIERQAVGLVQPSIIRVGGLTEAIKIANAAETYNIGVVPHNPHGPVAIAASVTLAALVANFVILESYENDNPPSRSQFVRQGPMIEGDSYSLSEAPGLGVEIDEEALAQLAVAKRTVRA, from the coding sequence ATGAAAATCGCCGAGTTGCGAACCTATGTGCTCGCGGATGCCAACAAGCATTACCTCTACGCGGCCATCCAGACCGACCGGGGAATCGTCGGTTTCGGCGAGGCGACGCTCGACCATCGCTGGCCGTCCGTCGCCGCCGGCATCGAGGAAGGCTTTCGGGCCATCGCGGGGCAGGATCCGACCACGGTCGGGAAGCACTGGAGCCTGCTCAAGGACAAGGTCTACTGGGGCGAGGGCGCCAGCAGCATGGCGGCTCTCGCCGCGATCGACCAGGCACTGTGGGACATCACCGGCAAGGCCTATGGCCTGCCGGTGCACAAACTCCTCGGCGGCGCCGTTCGGGATCGCGTCGGCGTCTACCTGAACCAGTGGTGGGCCGGATACCGATCGACCCATGACCTGATCCAGAAGGCGCAGGACGCGGTTTCGCGCGGTGCCACCGCCCTGAAATGGTATCCGTTCGGGACCGCCGATCAGCTGCAGTATCGCGTTCGGCAGCACGACGTGCCGAAGGCGGTGGCGCAGGTCCAGGCGGTCCGCGCCGCCGTCGGCCCGTCGATCGGGTTGATGGTCGATCTCTGGCGCCGGCTCGACTGGGCCTCGGCGGCGCAGTTCTGCTCTGGCGTCGCCGATTGCGACCTCGTCTTCGTCGAGGAGCCGACCGAGTTCCAGAGCGCGGACGCGCTGGCACGGCTGTCATCCGCCACACGGACCCGCATCGCCTTCGGAGAAAGGCTGCATTCCCGCCGGCAATTCGCGGAGATCATCGAGCGGCAGGCCGTCGGGCTGGTGCAACCCTCGATCATCCGCGTCGGCGGGCTGACCGAGGCCATCAAGATCGCAAACGCGGCCGAGACCTACAACATCGGCGTCGTGCCGCATAATCCGCACGGACCCGTCGCGATCGCTGCATCGGTGACCTTGGCGGCGCTGGTGGCTAATTTCGTGATCCTGGAATCCTACGAGAACGATAATCCGCCTTCGCGCAGCCAGTTCGTCCGGCAGGGGCCCATGATCGAAGGAGACAGCTACAGCCTGTCCGAGGCTCCGGGGCTCGGCGTCGAGATCGATGAGGAGGCGCTGGCCCAATTGGCGGTCGCAAAAAGGACTGTTCGCGCCTAA